A single genomic interval of Primulina huaijiensis isolate GDHJ02 chromosome 7, ASM1229523v2, whole genome shotgun sequence harbors:
- the LOC140980289 gene encoding large ribosomal subunit protein eL20z-like: MSEQGGEKSKGISVPAGHLPSAPPPPPNYYYGTFQGVANYPPPPPSQQVIGFPQPMPPPGFSCPPPQHCHHGYQTVPGYAVVTGRPFREERLPCCGIGVGWFLFISGFFLGAIPWYIGAFLLICVRLDYREKAGLVACTLAAILASIAVTLGVTRASHSW; the protein is encoded by the exons AACAAGGCGGGGAGAAAAGCAAAGGCATCTCGGTGCCTGCAGGCCACCTTCCATCTGCTCCTCCTCCGCCGCCGAATTATTATTACGGCACTTTTCAAGGTGTTGCAAATTATCCTCCTCCTCCGCCGTCGCAGCAGGTTATCGGATTTCCTCAACCCATGCCTCCTCCTGGCTTTTCATGTCCTCCTCCTCAACACTGTCATCACGGATATCAGACAGTTCCCG GTTATGCTGTTGTTACAGGACGACCATTTAGAGAGGAGAGGCTTCCTTGTTGTGGTATTGGAGTTGGATGGTTCTT GTTTATAAGCGGTTTTTTTCTTGGTGCCATTCCATGGTATATTGGCGCTTTTCTGCTGATATGTGTTCGGTTGGATTACAGAGAAAAGGCTGGTCTGGTTGCGTGCACTTTAGCT GCAATCCTAGCTTCCATTGCTGTTACTCTTGGTGTGACAAGGGCATCTCATTCTTGGTGA
- the LOC140980288 gene encoding large ribosomal subunit protein eL20y-like → MVTYRFHQYQVVGRALPTDKEEHPKIYRMKLWATNEVRAKSKFWYFLRKLKKVKKSIGQVLAINEIFEKNPTTVKNYGIWLRYQSRTGYHNMYKEYRDTTLNGAVEQMYTEMASRHRVRCHCIQIIKTATIPAKLCKRESTKQFHDSKIKFPLVFRKVRPPTRKLKTTYKATRPNLFM, encoded by the exons ATGGTAACTTACAGG TTCCATCAATACCAGGTGGTGGGGAGAGCCCTGCCGACTGATAAGGAAGAGCACCCGAAGATCTACCGCATGAAGCTATGGGCCACCAATGAAGTCCGCGCCAAGTCCAAATTTTG GTACTTCTTGAGGAAGCTTAAGAAGGTAAAGAAGAGCATCGGTCAGGTTCTTGCTATCAATGAG ATATTTGAGAAGAACCCAACCACGGTCAAGAATTATGGAATCTGGCTACGTTACCAAAGCAGGACTGGTTATCACAACATGTACAAGGAATACCGTGACACGACATTGAATGGGGCAGTGGAGCAGATGTACACTGAGATGGCATCTCGTCACAGAGTCCGCTGTCATTGCATTCAAATTATAAAGACGGCCACCATTCCAGCAAAGCTTTGCAAGAGGGAGAGTACCAAACAGTTCCATGACTCTAAGATCAAATTCCCTTTGGTGTTTAGGAAAGTTAGGCCACCTACCCGGAAACTCAAAACTACATACAAGGCGACCAGGCCAAACTTGTTTATGTAG
- the LOC140980401 gene encoding DNA replication licensing factor MCM3 homolog 2-like isoform X1: protein MEVDTPSAGEVNISPERLEAFSSGLGKYRHAQNVEQMSSIADIEGVVKIGAAEPYSASEIMSHLKGIMLCQTYGRTCARFIHGKKMMVASGLRCNASSIKAACVSEFTKTAQS from the exons ATGGAAGTGGATACACCTTCAGCTGGTGAAGTCAACATTTCACCAGAGAG GTTAGAAGCGTTCAGTTCTGGACTAGGGAAGTACAGGCATGCACAAAATGTAGAACAGATGTCGTCAATAGCTGATATAGAGGGTGTTGTTAAGAT TGGGGCAGCTGAACCTTACTCAGCATCAGAAATTATGTCCCATTTGAAG ggAATCATGCTTTGTCAAACTTATGGGAGAACGTGCGCAAGGTTTATACATGGGAAAAAAATGATGGTTGCCTCAGGTTTGCGTTGCAATGCATCAAGCATTAAAGCCGCATGTGTTAGCGAATTCACTAAAACTGCCCAATCATAA
- the LOC140980401 gene encoding DNA replication licensing factor MCM3 homolog 2-like isoform X3: MEVDTPSAGEVNISPERLEAFSSGLGKYRHAQNVEQMSSIADIEGVVKIGAAEPYSASEIMSHLKIMQDKSILMIVKEKNLMYFV, from the exons ATGGAAGTGGATACACCTTCAGCTGGTGAAGTCAACATTTCACCAGAGAG GTTAGAAGCGTTCAGTTCTGGACTAGGGAAGTACAGGCATGCACAAAATGTAGAACAGATGTCGTCAATAGCTGATATAGAGGGTGTTGTTAAGAT TGGGGCAGCTGAACCTTACTCAGCATCAGAAATTATGTCCCATTTGAAG ATAATGCAAGACAAAAGCATCTTAATGATAGTCAAGGAAAAGAATCTCATGTACTTCGTGTGA
- the LOC140980401 gene encoding DNA replication licensing factor MCM3 homolog 2-like isoform X2, translating to MEVDTPSAGEVNISPERLEAFSSGLGKYRHAQNVEQMSSIADIEGVVKMSLADIEGVVNSGAAEPYSASEIMSHLKIMQDKSILMIVKEKNLMYFV from the exons ATGGAAGTGGATACACCTTCAGCTGGTGAAGTCAACATTTCACCAGAGAG GTTAGAAGCGTTCAGTTCTGGACTAGGGAAGTACAGGCATGCACAAAATGTAGAACAGATGTCGTCAATAGCTGATATAGAGGGTGTTGTTAAGATGTCACTAGCTGATATAGAGGGTGTTGTTAACAGTGGGGCAGCTGAACCTTACTCAGCATCAGAAATTATGTCCCATTTGAAG ATAATGCAAGACAAAAGCATCTTAATGATAGTCAAGGAAAAGAATCTCATGTACTTCGTGTGA